From Candidatus Sphingomonas colombiensis, one genomic window encodes:
- a CDS encoding amidase family protein, translating into MKFSDYAEHDAVGLAGLIRRGEVSPLEAVDAAIAGIEQLDGRINAVIHRAFDEARAAAAGPLPDGPFMGVPFLVKDLLLQVAGWPRTSGSRYAANAGFTDKEDSGLMRRYRASGVVTLGKTNLSEFGIAGTTETALFGPCRNPWNPEHIVGGSSGGAAAAVASGMVPLAHGGDGLGSIRIPASCCGLVGLKVTRDRNPDLPDGYDFAQGNVVEHVITRTVRDTATMLDATGIPEPASPYPAPPKERPYADEVGRDPGRLRIAWSGFTPLGRAIHPDVQAVLENTARLLDHLGHHVEERALGANTLGDYIANLPLAGANFAAGMKRMIEAIGREPEPHELEPLTWASLTASRAVSGADALYSAQERRMRAREMLRFFEDWDVFLCPVMGTPPPKIGHLDPVAVPADEIQRRNGEIYPFPAPFNFTGQPSISLPLGQSSDGLPIGMMFSARYADEATLIRLATQLEQALPWKDRRPPVRA; encoded by the coding sequence ATGAAGTTCAGCGACTATGCAGAGCATGATGCAGTCGGCCTCGCCGGGTTGATCCGGCGCGGTGAGGTGTCACCGCTCGAGGCTGTGGACGCGGCGATCGCGGGGATCGAGCAACTCGACGGACGGATCAATGCAGTCATCCATCGCGCATTCGACGAAGCGCGGGCGGCGGCTGCGGGGCCGCTTCCGGACGGTCCGTTCATGGGCGTTCCTTTTCTGGTGAAGGATCTGCTGTTGCAGGTCGCTGGCTGGCCGCGCACTTCGGGCAGCCGCTATGCCGCCAACGCTGGTTTTACCGACAAGGAGGATAGCGGGCTGATGCGCCGCTATCGCGCCAGCGGCGTTGTTACCCTGGGAAAGACCAATCTGTCGGAATTCGGCATAGCCGGTACTACCGAAACCGCATTGTTCGGCCCGTGCCGTAATCCGTGGAACCCTGAGCATATCGTCGGTGGATCGTCCGGGGGCGCCGCAGCGGCGGTGGCGTCCGGCATGGTGCCGCTGGCGCATGGTGGCGACGGCCTCGGCTCGATCCGGATTCCGGCCTCCTGCTGCGGCCTCGTCGGGCTGAAAGTGACGCGTGACCGCAATCCGGACCTGCCCGACGGCTATGATTTCGCGCAGGGGAATGTCGTCGAGCATGTCATCACACGCACCGTGCGCGATACCGCGACGATGCTCGACGCGACGGGTATCCCGGAGCCGGCGTCGCCCTATCCGGCGCCGCCCAAGGAGCGGCCCTATGCGGACGAAGTGGGGCGCGATCCGGGGCGGTTGCGTATCGCCTGGTCGGGGTTCACGCCGCTTGGCCGCGCGATCCACCCCGATGTGCAGGCGGTGCTCGAAAATACCGCGCGGCTGCTCGACCATTTGGGTCATCATGTGGAGGAACGCGCGCTCGGCGCGAACACGCTGGGCGACTATATCGCCAACCTGCCGCTCGCCGGGGCGAACTTCGCCGCCGGCATGAAGCGGATGATCGAGGCGATCGGGCGCGAGCCGGAACCGCACGAACTGGAGCCGCTGACCTGGGCGTCGCTCACCGCCTCGCGCGCGGTGTCGGGGGCCGATGCGCTGTACAGCGCACAGGAGCGCCGGATGCGCGCGCGCGAAATGCTGCGCTTCTTCGAGGATTGGGATGTGTTCCTCTGCCCGGTGATGGGAACCCCGCCGCCGAAGATCGGCCATCTCGATCCCGTCGCGGTGCCGGCCGACGAAATCCAGCGCCGCAACGGGGAGATTTATCCGTTCCCGGCGCCATTCAATTTCACCGGCCAGCCCTCGATCTCGCTTCCGCTTGGCCAGTCGAGCGACGGGCTGCCGATCGGCATGATGTTCTCCGCGCGCTATGCGGATGAAGCCACGCTGATCCGCCTCGCAACTCAGCTCGAACAGGCGCTGCCGTGGAAGGACAGGCGGCCGCCTGTCCGGGCGTAG
- a CDS encoding MBL fold metallo-hydrolase → MAGNSYYEGPVTDHFDGVRFFNPGEPETDRTLGDIIRWKRAVPDNPWPRSVAATPVVPDARVEGLRVTMIGHATLLIQIAGLNLLTDPVWSDRASPLAFAGPRRVVTPGVRIEDLPPIHAILLSHNHYDHLDIATLRALHERHAPLIVTPLGNDAIVRRHVPSARTEAGDWGDQFEIAPGAHVHIVPANHWSSRGIRDRRMALWGGFMVQAGGRLVYFAGDTGYGTGNIFRAMRKRFGPVDLALIPIGAYDPRWFMAAQHADPEDAIQIMRDLDARAAVGIHWGTFKLTDEPRDDPALRLAAGLAAQGIEPSSFVALQAAEIAEFG, encoded by the coding sequence ATGGCAGGCAACTCGTATTACGAGGGGCCTGTTACCGACCATTTCGATGGCGTTCGTTTCTTCAATCCCGGTGAGCCGGAAACAGACCGGACGCTGGGGGACATAATCCGCTGGAAACGCGCGGTGCCCGACAATCCGTGGCCCCGCTCGGTCGCCGCGACGCCGGTTGTGCCGGATGCGCGCGTCGAGGGGCTGCGCGTAACGATGATCGGGCACGCCACGCTGCTGATCCAGATCGCGGGTCTCAACCTGCTGACCGATCCGGTCTGGTCGGATCGCGCGAGCCCGCTCGCCTTCGCCGGGCCCCGTCGCGTCGTGACGCCGGGCGTGAGGATCGAGGATCTCCCGCCCATCCACGCGATCCTGCTGTCGCACAATCATTACGACCATCTCGACATCGCGACGCTGCGGGCGCTGCACGAACGACACGCGCCGCTGATCGTCACGCCGCTCGGCAATGACGCGATCGTGCGTCGCCACGTCCCCTCCGCCCGGACCGAGGCGGGCGACTGGGGCGACCAGTTCGAGATCGCGCCGGGCGCACACGTGCATATCGTTCCCGCCAACCATTGGTCGTCACGCGGCATTCGCGATCGGCGTATGGCCTTGTGGGGCGGCTTCATGGTGCAGGCGGGGGGAAGGCTCGTCTATTTCGCGGGCGATACGGGCTATGGCACGGGCAATATTTTCCGCGCGATGCGCAAACGCTTCGGCCCCGTCGATCTCGCGCTGATCCCGATCGGCGCTTATGATCCACGCTGGTTCATGGCGGCGCAGCACGCCGATCCTGAAGATGCGATCCAGATCATGCGCGATCTCGATGCGCGCGCGGCTGTGGGCATTCACTGGGGCACGTTCAAGCTGACGGACGAGCCGCGAGATGATCCCGCGCTGCGTCTCGCCGCCGGGCTTGCGGCGCAGGGCATCGAACCAAGCTCCTTTGTCGCGTTGCAAGCGGCGGAAATAGCCGAATTTGGCTGA
- a CDS encoding NAD-dependent dehydratase produces the protein MTTLLLAGATGMVGAEALKLLLADARVTRIIAPTRRALQPHAKLLNPIANAGNLPHDADWWSADGAICALGTTRAQAGSAAAFRAIDYDYALAIATLVRSGGAKSFALTSAMGADARSRFLYPRTKGELEDAIERLGFPSLTIVRPGFLGGERSEHRPLERIMGPLLRIAAPILPAGAHISPATTVAALLVDAVLQGQSGRRVITSTDIALIAEGRR, from the coding sequence ATGACAACGCTTCTCCTGGCGGGTGCGACGGGCATGGTCGGCGCGGAAGCGTTGAAGCTATTATTGGCGGATGCGCGCGTGACGCGGATTATCGCACCCACGCGGCGGGCGCTCCAGCCGCATGCGAAGCTGCTGAACCCGATCGCGAACGCGGGGAACCTGCCGCACGACGCCGATTGGTGGTCCGCCGATGGCGCGATCTGTGCGCTGGGCACGACGCGTGCGCAGGCGGGATCGGCCGCAGCCTTTCGCGCGATCGATTATGACTATGCCCTCGCCATCGCGACGCTGGTCCGCAGCGGGGGCGCGAAGTCTTTCGCCCTGACCTCTGCCATGGGCGCGGATGCGCGTTCGCGCTTTCTCTATCCGCGCACGAAGGGCGAGCTTGAGGATGCGATCGAGCGCCTCGGCTTCCCATCGCTGACGATCGTGCGACCGGGTTTCCTTGGCGGAGAGCGCAGCGAGCATCGGCCATTGGAGCGGATCATGGGCCCGCTGTTGCGCATCGCAGCCCCGATCTTGCCTGCCGGTGCCCACATCAGCCCTGCGACGACGGTTGCGGCTTTGCTGGTCGACGCGGTTCTTCAGGGCCAGTCTGGCAGACGCGTCATCACTTCCACGGACATCGCGCTCATTGCGGAAGGCCGTCGCTAA
- a CDS encoding M81 family metallopeptidase has protein sequence MQRRSFLKSASAIALTSFAASAAGAKGLIPVFKRSPRIAVGGIASECSTYSRIRAKMADIHVLRGEEIIENDRFSFLKRYEVDFLPTLVANAGSGGPMDHQAYETLKAEYLQRLTALLPLDGVYCAMHGALFVEGLQDAEGDWYEATRKVVGPDCLISASYDLHGNISQRIVDNLDCITAYRTAPHVDRVENTMRATDMLTHCLRYGIRPYITWATIPVLLAGEQSSTEWQPGRRLWSDLSEFNRQPGILDVSQLVGYVWADEPRSAASVVVTGTAPAMQAQIATELAQRYWDARREFKFGSPTGTTEECIAQAMASKTHPVVISDSGDNPGGGGNADQTNFLQALMKAGATSVLLGGMTDRPATDACYKAGVGATIPLSIGATLDPIQSHPVKVNATVKYLSKVSKPEDGEAVVEFNGITVTLSARRRAYHAAEAFQVLGLEPTAFKIVVLKCGYLNPTMKPLANPHLMALSPGAIDQDIPNIENKNRVPSFPWVQNLTYTPKPYLSKRAAQAKKTA, from the coding sequence ATGCAACGTCGTTCTTTTCTGAAATCGGCATCCGCCATCGCGCTGACCTCGTTCGCGGCCAGTGCGGCGGGTGCGAAGGGGCTGATCCCCGTGTTCAAGCGCTCGCCGCGCATCGCCGTCGGCGGCATCGCGTCGGAATGCAGCACCTACAGCCGCATCCGCGCGAAGATGGCCGACATCCACGTGCTTCGTGGTGAAGAGATCATCGAGAACGACCGGTTCTCGTTCCTGAAGCGCTATGAGGTGGATTTCCTGCCGACGCTGGTCGCCAATGCCGGCTCGGGCGGCCCGATGGACCATCAGGCGTATGAAACGCTGAAGGCCGAATATCTCCAGCGCCTTACGGCGCTGCTGCCGCTGGATGGCGTATATTGCGCGATGCATGGCGCGCTGTTCGTCGAAGGCCTGCAGGATGCCGAAGGCGACTGGTATGAAGCGACGCGCAAGGTCGTCGGCCCGGATTGCCTGATTTCCGCGAGCTACGATCTGCACGGCAACATCAGCCAGCGCATCGTCGACAACCTCGATTGCATCACCGCTTATCGCACCGCGCCGCACGTCGATCGCGTGGAAAACACGATGCGCGCAACGGACATGCTGACGCATTGCCTGCGCTACGGCATCCGCCCCTATATCACCTGGGCCACGATCCCCGTTCTGCTCGCGGGCGAGCAGAGCAGCACCGAATGGCAGCCGGGCCGCCGCCTGTGGTCCGATCTCAGCGAGTTCAACCGTCAGCCGGGCATCCTCGATGTGTCGCAGCTCGTTGGCTATGTCTGGGCGGATGAGCCGCGTTCGGCCGCTTCGGTGGTGGTGACGGGCACGGCGCCGGCCATGCAGGCGCAGATCGCGACCGAGCTGGCGCAACGTTATTGGGATGCGCGCCGCGAGTTCAAATTCGGCAGCCCCACCGGCACGACCGAGGAGTGTATCGCACAGGCGATGGCCTCCAAGACCCATCCGGTCGTTATCTCCGATTCCGGCGACAACCCCGGCGGCGGCGGCAACGCCGATCAGACCAATTTCCTGCAAGCGCTGATGAAGGCGGGCGCGACCAGCGTGCTGCTGGGCGGCATGACCGATCGTCCGGCCACCGATGCCTGTTACAAGGCCGGGGTAGGGGCGACGATCCCGCTGTCGATCGGTGCGACGCTCGATCCGATCCAGAGCCACCCGGTGAAGGTCAACGCCACGGTCAAATATCTGTCCAAGGTGAGCAAGCCAGAGGATGGCGAGGCGGTGGTCGAGTTCAACGGCATCACCGTCACGCTCTCCGCGCGTCGCCGGGCGTATCACGCCGCCGAAGCGTTCCAGGTTCTTGGGCTGGAGCCGACCGCGTTCAAGATCGTGGTGCTCAAGTGCGGCTATCTCAATCCGACGATGAAGCCGCTGGCGAACCCGCATCTGATGGCATTGTCGCCGGGCGCGATCGATCAGGACATCCCGAATATCGAGAACAAGAACCGTGTTCCGAGCTTCCCGTGGGTGCAAAATCTGACCTACACGCCAAAGCCCTATCTCTCGAAGCGCGCGGCGCAGGCGAAAAAGACGGCCTGA
- a CDS encoding NAD(P)H-dependent oxidoreductase, translated as MADRILVFYGSYRTDRQGIRLANYLVRGFAERGADVELIDAKAINLPMLDRMYKEYAAGEAPAELEELANKIRAADAFVFVTGEYNWGIQPGLKNLTDHFLEEWFWRPAAVASYSAGRFSGVRAGLAWHGTLSEMGMVVISSSVAVASISHTLDAEAQPIGDGGAALARSFPRFADDLAWWTEAARAQRATRPVPY; from the coding sequence ATGGCCGATCGCATTCTCGTCTTCTACGGATCATACCGTACAGATCGTCAGGGCATCCGGCTGGCGAATTACCTCGTCCGCGGCTTCGCCGAGCGCGGTGCCGATGTCGAACTGATCGATGCCAAGGCGATCAACCTGCCGATGCTGGACCGTATGTACAAGGAATATGCCGCCGGTGAGGCACCTGCCGAGCTTGAGGAACTCGCCAACAAGATCCGCGCCGCAGATGCCTTCGTCTTTGTCACCGGCGAATATAATTGGGGCATTCAGCCGGGGCTGAAGAACCTGACCGATCATTTCCTGGAGGAATGGTTCTGGCGACCGGCGGCGGTGGCGAGCTATTCGGCCGGCCGCTTTTCGGGGGTGCGGGCCGGGCTCGCCTGGCATGGCACGCTTTCCGAAATGGGCATGGTGGTGATCTCCAGCTCTGTCGCGGTCGCCAGCATAAGCCATACGCTCGACGCCGAGGCTCAGCCGATTGGTGATGGTGGCGCCGCGCTTGCCCGCTCCTTCCCGCGCTTCGCGGATGACCTTGCGTGGTGGACCGAAGCCGCCCGCGCGCAACGAGCGACCCGTCCCGTCCCCTATTGA
- a CDS encoding ROK family transcriptional regulator produces the protein MLTEMHAQILRLINQSGPLSRTELGRELGVSKGSMSALAADLIESGMLTEGEVVHGAGRPSIRLELAASSTFFIGVSLASGPFILRLTDMHGRVVGEVTMSSGTQPEDVASAVAQAVDQVLARENGARERLAGIGIAIPGLVDAASGACVRSTLLGWRDVPIGPMIAEATGFATFVENDANALALGEHLFGSLRGIDACAVVSVGDGIGCGLIINGELHRGARGGAGEIAHATIELNGLPCKCGKRGCLDTLASAKSIANFARNAGLPEDLVALGAAADHGDQGAVAILHKAGEALGLAVSQLIQALDPDRIVIALSDGPLDGSYAHVIRQTIKANVMGSEARQIDIAMMHLGPEAWAIGAASVAAGRGLFRI, from the coding sequence ATGCTGACGGAAATGCACGCCCAGATCCTGCGCTTGATCAACCAGTCGGGCCCGCTCAGCCGCACCGAGCTGGGGCGGGAGTTGGGCGTCAGCAAAGGTTCGATGTCGGCGCTGGCCGCTGATCTCATCGAAAGCGGCATGCTGACCGAGGGCGAGGTCGTGCATGGCGCGGGCCGCCCGTCGATACGGCTGGAGCTGGCCGCTTCCTCGACCTTCTTCATCGGCGTCTCGCTGGCGTCCGGGCCGTTCATCCTGCGTCTGACCGATATGCACGGCCGCGTCGTTGGCGAGGTCACGATGTCCAGCGGCACGCAGCCCGAGGACGTGGCTTCCGCCGTGGCGCAAGCGGTCGATCAGGTGCTGGCGCGCGAAAATGGCGCGCGGGAGCGGCTGGCGGGGATCGGTATCGCGATTCCCGGCCTTGTGGATGCGGCGAGCGGCGCCTGTGTTCGATCGACGCTGCTCGGCTGGCGTGACGTTCCGATCGGCCCGATGATCGCCGAGGCGACCGGCTTTGCGACCTTTGTGGAAAACGACGCGAATGCGCTGGCGCTGGGCGAGCATCTGTTCGGCAGCCTGCGCGGGATCGACGCATGCGCGGTCGTCTCGGTCGGCGACGGCATCGGGTGCGGCCTTATCATCAATGGCGAGTTGCATCGCGGCGCGCGTGGCGGCGCGGGCGAAATCGCCCATGCGACGATCGAACTGAATGGCCTGCCGTGCAAATGCGGCAAGCGCGGCTGCCTCGATACGCTGGCGTCCGCCAAGAGCATCGCCAATTTCGCGCGGAACGCCGGCTTGCCGGAAGATCTGGTCGCGCTCGGTGCGGCGGCGGATCACGGCGATCAGGGGGCCGTGGCGATCCTGCACAAAGCGGGCGAGGCGCTCGGTCTCGCCGTGTCACAGTTAATTCAGGCGCTCGATCCGGATCGTATCGTGATCGCGTTGTCCGATGGGCCGCTCGACGGCTCTTACGCCCATGTCATCCGCCAGACGATCAAGGCGAATGTGATGGGCAGCGAAGCGCGCCAGATCGACATCGCCATGATGCACCTCGGGCCGGAAGCCTGGGCGATCGGTGCCGCCAGCGTCGCGGCGGGGCGAGGTCTGTTCCGGATCTAA
- a CDS encoding sugar MFS transporter: MTAQVATQTEGKGASSLGTAAIVGVMFFIFGFVTWLNGPLITFVKLAFTLDDVSAFMVPMVFYMSYFFLALPSAMILRRTGMKKGMTLGLFIMALGAVVFGEMATTRIFSGALSGLFIIGGGLAILQTAANPYVSILGPIESAAQRIAVMGIFNKLAGILAPVVIGTLVLHGVGELDAQVKAASGHAEREALLDAFAANIHTPYMVMAGLLALLGLLVLRSPLPDIRPEPSVRDQSGGGAGLFAFPHLWLGALCLFLYVGVEVMAGDAIGSYGHSFGLPLEETAFYTSFTLAAMLLGYLAGLVLIPRFVSQERYLAISAVMGVMLVIGAYMTTGYVSVACVAALGFANAMMWPAIFPLAIRELGRFTETGSAILIMAICGGAVLPQIFAHMKDYFDFQLVFLVIMVPAYGYIFSFATWGSRVKQAESGQ, translated from the coding sequence ATGACGGCGCAGGTCGCGACACAAACCGAAGGCAAGGGCGCCAGCTCGTTGGGGACCGCCGCGATCGTCGGGGTGATGTTCTTCATCTTCGGATTCGTGACCTGGCTCAATGGCCCGCTGATCACGTTCGTGAAACTCGCCTTCACGCTGGACGACGTCTCGGCCTTCATGGTGCCGATGGTGTTCTACATGTCCTATTTCTTCCTCGCCCTTCCCTCCGCGATGATCTTGCGGCGGACCGGCATGAAGAAGGGCATGACGCTCGGCCTGTTCATCATGGCGCTGGGCGCGGTCGTCTTCGGCGAGATGGCGACGACGCGCATATTCTCCGGCGCGCTCTCCGGGCTTTTCATCATCGGCGGCGGCCTCGCCATCCTGCAGACGGCGGCCAATCCATATGTCTCGATCCTCGGGCCGATCGAGAGCGCGGCGCAGCGCATCGCGGTGATGGGCATATTCAACAAGCTCGCCGGCATTCTTGCGCCCGTGGTGATCGGCACGCTGGTGCTGCACGGTGTCGGCGAACTGGATGCGCAGGTGAAAGCCGCCTCCGGGCACGCCGAGCGCGAGGCGCTGCTCGATGCCTTCGCCGCGAATATCCACACGCCCTATATGGTCATGGCGGGGCTGCTGGCGTTGCTCGGCCTGCTCGTGCTGCGTTCGCCGCTGCCGGATATCCGGCCGGAGCCGTCGGTACGCGACCAATCGGGCGGCGGTGCCGGGCTGTTCGCATTCCCGCACCTCTGGCTCGGCGCATTGTGCCTGTTTCTCTATGTCGGCGTGGAGGTGATGGCCGGCGACGCGATCGGATCATACGGCCACAGCTTCGGCCTGCCGCTTGAGGAAACCGCCTTCTACACCTCGTTCACGCTTGCCGCGATGCTGCTCGGCTATCTGGCCGGCCTCGTCCTCATTCCGCGTTTCGTTTCGCAGGAACGCTATCTGGCGATCTCCGCGGTCATGGGCGTGATGCTGGTGATCGGCGCCTATATGACAACCGGCTATGTGTCGGTCGCCTGCGTCGCCGCGCTGGGCTTCGCCAATGCGATGATGTGGCCCGCGATCTTCCCGCTCGCGATCCGCGAGCTCGGCCGATTCACCGAAACCGGCTCGGCCATCCTCATCATGGCGATTTGTGGCGGCGCGGTCCTGCCGCAGATTTTCGCTCATATGAAAGACTATTTCGATTTCCAGCTCGTCTTCCTGGTCATCATGGTGCCCGCATATGGATACATCTTCTCCTTCGCCACCTGGGGCAGCCGCGTGAAGCAGGCTGAAAGCGGGCAATGA
- a CDS encoding TonB-dependent receptor, whose translation MVAIIGSNAAYAQESTQEETRPQTERFNGTSDQNTQDIIVTGRASSANGVTNTTPGGGLMAVQTGTKLRSTITRDYIDKLAGTTTAFAAIKSLPGVVVGSGDPFGTSTNLSIRGLSQTSLGFNFEGMPIGDQLSYSAFPSEWADSENIGLINLTRGSTDITAPVYNSVGALMQEELRAPARQAGGYASFAFGNHNLNRQFLRLETGEIGSSGIRGFVSGSRTYNSSWRGPGRTERHHIDSKFVKDWGQDSYVSLVATYNEEKSDRSRNPTMAQWKADGRNFNFDPTYTPGNANYYRLRVADRQSLYVSAPSNIRLTDHLELAVTPYYLYTHGIINGASNLGLVTAFQGSVPAGPLQAPGAAPGATTATVMNVDRYDQKTIGQNSYLKWDFGSSQIRAGYWYSHFVHDERSAYQVADANGRVTDPYGNKGSVLTNSGEILRGFASHITQNVHGLYADITSKAMDDKLLINAGFKYVWVDRVGTSPLVGTAMHVTSVSRKPLPQASIRYSFDDKNQVFADVTTAFRAPSAVSSYANIYSVATGKPSSTPSGNFKPEYSIGEEIGFRHHGDVVHFTIAAFNYDLRDRLVQGSQIVDGTSVGFAVNVGKQNARGVEFEIGLVPFHGFSPYFSAQYLDASTKDDYPVRGQYLPTSGKKAVLSPEFIASGGISYDNGSFFASIDGNYVGKQFSTFMNDEILPAFLTGNLSAGYRFSNVAFLKKPQMQFNLTNFTDKKYLSGMQGVTSNALPTVSRTGATVPGSAPTYLIGGGIGATFSISSAF comes from the coding sequence ATGGTCGCAATCATCGGCAGCAACGCCGCTTATGCGCAGGAAAGCACGCAGGAAGAGACCCGGCCGCAGACCGAACGTTTCAACGGCACGTCCGATCAGAACACGCAGGATATCATCGTCACGGGCCGCGCGTCTTCCGCGAACGGCGTGACCAACACGACGCCGGGCGGCGGCCTGATGGCGGTGCAGACCGGCACGAAGCTCCGCAGCACGATCACGCGCGACTATATCGACAAGCTGGCCGGCACCACCACCGCCTTCGCCGCGATCAAGAGCCTGCCGGGCGTCGTGGTCGGTTCGGGTGACCCGTTCGGGACGAGCACGAACCTGTCGATCCGCGGCCTCAGCCAGACGTCGCTGGGCTTCAACTTCGAAGGCATGCCGATCGGCGACCAGCTTTCGTATAGCGCTTTCCCGAGCGAGTGGGCGGATTCGGAGAACATCGGCCTGATCAACCTGACGCGCGGTTCGACCGACATCACCGCGCCGGTGTATAACTCGGTCGGCGCGCTGATGCAGGAAGAGCTGCGCGCGCCCGCGCGGCAGGCCGGCGGCTATGCCTCATTCGCGTTCGGCAACCACAACCTCAACCGCCAGTTCCTCCGTCTTGAGACGGGCGAAATCGGCTCCAGCGGCATTCGCGGCTTCGTTTCCGGATCGCGCACCTACAATTCCAGCTGGCGTGGCCCGGGCCGCACCGAGCGCCATCACATCGACAGCAAGTTCGTGAAGGACTGGGGCCAGGACAGCTATGTCTCGCTCGTCGCCACCTACAACGAGGAAAAGTCGGATCGCTCGCGCAATCCCACGATGGCGCAGTGGAAAGCCGATGGCCGGAATTTCAACTTCGATCCGACCTACACGCCCGGCAACGCCAATTACTATCGGCTCCGCGTGGCTGACCGGCAGAGCCTCTATGTCAGCGCGCCGTCGAACATCCGCCTGACCGATCACCTCGAACTGGCCGTTACGCCTTATTACCTTTACACCCACGGCATCATCAACGGCGCGAGCAACCTCGGCCTGGTGACCGCCTTTCAGGGCAGCGTGCCGGCCGGCCCGTTGCAGGCGCCGGGCGCGGCGCCGGGCGCGACCACCGCGACGGTGATGAACGTCGATCGCTATGACCAGAAGACGATCGGCCAGAACAGCTATTTGAAGTGGGATTTCGGCTCCAGCCAGATCCGTGCAGGTTACTGGTATTCGCACTTCGTCCATGACGAGCGCTCGGCCTATCAGGTGGCGGACGCCAACGGCCGCGTCACCGATCCCTATGGCAACAAGGGCTCGGTGCTGACCAACAGCGGCGAGATCCTGCGCGGCTTCGCCTCGCACATCACGCAAAACGTCCACGGCCTGTATGCGGACATCACCTCCAAGGCGATGGACGACAAGCTGCTGATCAACGCCGGCTTCAAATATGTGTGGGTCGATCGCGTCGGGACCAGCCCGCTGGTCGGCACCGCGATGCATGTCACCAGCGTCAGCCGCAAGCCGCTGCCGCAGGCGTCGATCCGCTACAGCTTCGACGACAAGAATCAGGTGTTCGCGGACGTGACGACCGCGTTCCGCGCGCCGTCGGCCGTGTCTTCCTATGCCAACATCTATTCGGTCGCGACCGGCAAGCCTTCGAGCACGCCGTCGGGCAACTTCAAGCCCGAATATTCGATCGGCGAGGAAATCGGCTTCCGCCATCACGGCGATGTCGTTCACTTCACGATCGCGGCGTTCAACTACGATCTGCGTGACCGGCTGGTGCAGGGCAGCCAGATCGTCGACGGGACGAGCGTGGGCTTCGCCGTCAACGTGGGCAAGCAGAACGCGCGCGGCGTCGAATTCGAAATCGGCCTCGTGCCGTTCCATGGGTTCAGCCCGTATTTCTCGGCGCAATATCTCGATGCGAGCACCAAGGACGATTATCCGGTGCGTGGCCAGTATCTGCCCACCTCCGGCAAGAAGGCGGTGCTCAGCCCCGAGTTCATCGCATCGGGCGGCATCAGCTATGATAACGGCAGCTTCTTCGCGTCGATCGACGGCAATTATGTCGGCAAGCAATTCTCGACGTTCATGAATGACGAGATCCTGCCGGCGTTCCTGACCGGCAACCTCAGCGCGGGCTATCGTTTCTCGAACGTCGCCTTCCTGAAGAAGCCGCAGATGCAGTTCAATCTCACCAACTTCACCGACAAGAAGTATCTGTCGGGCATGCAGGGGGTAACGTCGAACGCACTGCCGACCGTCAGCCGCACCGGCGCGACGGTGCCCGGTTCGGCGCCGACCTATCTGATCGGCGGTGGCATCGGGGCCACCTTCTCGATCAGCTCCGCATTCTGA